A stretch of Miscanthus floridulus cultivar M001 chromosome 13, ASM1932011v1, whole genome shotgun sequence DNA encodes these proteins:
- the LOC136500379 gene encoding probable uridine nucleosidase 1 — MGQDGQQIRRDKLIIDTDPGIDDSMAILMAFRAPSLEIIGLTTIFGNVDTEGATRNALLLCERAGHPEVPVAEGSHEPLKGGKPRIADFVHGSDGIGNLLLPAPSAKKVEESAADFLVNKVSEFPGEVSVLALGPLTNVALAIKRDPSFASKVKKIVVLGGAFFAAGNVNPAAEANIHGDPEAADIVFTSGADIIVVGINVTTQVCLTDEDLLELRNSKGKHAPLLSEMCKFYRDWHVKSDGFHGIFLHDPVSFTAVLHPEYFTFKKGVVRVETQGICTGHTLMDQGLKKWNSENPWSGYKPISVAWTVDVPNVISFVKKLLMAP; from the exons ATGGGGCAGGACGGCCAGCAGATCCGCCGCGACAAGCTCATCATCGACACGGATCCCGGCATCG ATGATAGCATGGCGATCCTAATGGCGTTCAGAGCACCTAGTCTGGAAATCATTGGGCTCACGACCATATTCGGCAACGTCGACACAGAGGGCGCAACACGTAATGCGCTATTGCTG TGTGAGAGAGCAGGACACCCTGAAGTTCCTGTAGCAGAGGGAAGCCACGAGCCCCTAAAG GGAGGAAAGCCCCGTATTGCTGATTTCGTTCATGGGTCAGATGGCATTGGGAATCTGCTTCTTCCTGCACCCTCTGCTAAGAAGGTTGAGGAAAGTGCTGCTGATTTCCTGGTTAATAAAGTCTCTGAGTTTCCAGGAGAGGTCTCTGTGCTTGCTTTGGGACCCCTGACAAATGTTGCATTG GCCATCAAAAGAGACCCTTCTTTTGCAAGCAAGGTGAAGAAAATAGTTGTACTGGGTGGAGCTTTCTTTGCTGCTGGAAATGTCAACCCTGCTGCTGAAGCAAAT ATCCATGGAGACCCAGAAGCAGCTGACATAGTTTTTACTTCAGGAGCAGATATCATTGTGGTTGGCATTAACGTAACAACACAAGTCTGCTTGACAG ATGAGGATCTCTTGGAGCTAAGAAACTCGAAAGGGAAGCATGCACCGTTGTTATCTGAGATGTGCAAGTTCTACAGGGATTGGCATGTCAAGTCTGATGGCTTCCATG GAATTTTCCTTCACGATCCTGTGAGCTTCACTGCTGTACTTCATCCTGAGTACTTCACATTCAAGAAGGGTGTGGTGAGGGTGGAGACCCAGGGCATTTGCACTGGCCACACTTTGATGGATCAGGGATTGAAAAA GTGGAATTCAGAGAACCCATGGTCAGGGTATAAACCAATTTCAGTTGCATGGACGGTTGATGTGCCAAATGTTATCAGCTTTGTAAAGAAGCTGCTCATGGCACCATGA